From a single Candidatus Saccharibacteria bacterium genomic region:
- a CDS encoding TIGR00725 family protein: protein MRKLQIGVMGSMADLNYTKEVELIAERVGELIAEEGGILVFGAEKDSDSLSTVACRGAKRKGGLTVGITYGKGKKILQSDADVIIPTGMERGGGREFVLALSCDVVIAISGGSGTLNELTVAYQAGIPMVVVSGMGGWSDKLAGQFMDNRQRQMVLAAESPEQAVSIAFSKAREYVNKYE, encoded by the coding sequence ATGCGTAAACTTCAGATAGGAGTCATGGGTTCAATGGCTGACCTTAATTATACTAAGGAAGTTGAACTGATTGCAGAAAGAGTAGGAGAGTTAATCGCTGAGGAAGGCGGAATACTGGTTTTTGGTGCGGAGAAAGATTCAGACTCTCTCTCCACAGTCGCTTGTCGAGGCGCAAAAAGAAAAGGTGGTCTGACGGTAGGAATAACTTATGGTAAGGGTAAGAAGATATTACAATCTGATGCTGACGTAATTATACCTACTGGTATGGAAAGAGGAGGTGGGAGAGAGTTTGTACTCGCCTTATCGTGTGATGTAGTAATAGCTATCAGTGGTGGGTCCGGGACATTGAACGAACTAACGGTTGCCTATCAAGCAGGTATACCTATGGTAGTGGTCTCAGGGATGGGTGGATGGTCAGACAAGCTGGCCGGACAATTTATGGATAACAGACAAAGACAGATGGTACTAGCAGCAGAGTCACCAGAGCAAGCAGTGAGCATAGCTTTTAGTAAAGCGCGGGAATATGTAAATAAGTATGAATAA
- a CDS encoding SpoIIE family protein phosphatase, with amino-acid sequence MATTRGLVKDVNEDRIGFAKFGSSTLKFVVADSHWGEEAAVLVMRVWASSRKLISNRAEAVSFALKIQSMIYKKFGHCEMDEEKDRTSESSYVAAEIKQDRLILHSYGDSLAFLVRNGHIIHEQQVEKTWLGAFSFLGLRARMPVLSATKFDQIKLERGDVLLLMTDGVTECKYETPVISKDEIAKLCSLKPEVIVKKLMQLVFDNGAEDNASLIVFKVGG; translated from the coding sequence ATGGCCACAACAAGAGGGCTGGTAAAAGATGTTAATGAAGATAGGATAGGGTTTGCTAAGTTTGGTAGCTCTACACTTAAGTTTGTTGTTGCTGACAGCCATTGGGGCGAAGAAGCGGCAGTCTTGGTTATGCGGGTGTGGGCGTCATCCCGCAAGCTTATTAGTAATAGGGCAGAAGCCGTATCTTTCGCATTAAAAATACAATCAATGATTTATAAAAAGTTTGGACATTGTGAAATGGACGAAGAAAAAGATAGGACATCTGAAAGCAGTTACGTGGCAGCTGAAATAAAACAGGATAGGCTAATTCTACATTCATACGGAGACAGCTTAGCGTTTTTAGTTAGAAATGGGCATATAATTCACGAACAGCAAGTAGAGAAGACATGGCTCGGAGCTTTCTCATTTTTGGGTCTTAGGGCGCGTATGCCAGTATTATCTGCAACTAAATTTGATCAAATAAAACTTGAGCGTGGAGACGTACTGTTGCTTATGACAGATGGTGTTACTGAGTGTAAATACGAAACGCCAGTAATTTCGAAAGATGAAATAGCTAAATTATGTAGCCTAAAACCTGAAGTTATAGTAAAAAAATTAATGCAGCTGGTTTTCGATAATGGTGCGGAAGATAACGCAAGTTTAATAGTTTTTAAGGTAGGGGGATAA
- a CDS encoding vitamin K epoxide reductase family protein encodes MKRINEFLNRSAWDLKRIYPYLLIVFSAVALLAAVVLMVEEVHLLKNPTAQLGCDLNPIISCGSVMKSSSSHVFGIPNPVFGIPAFAGLIAIGVMMLLTGRPKQRWFWVALQFGVLAGLVFVLNLMYHSIFVIGALCPWCMTTWAVMIPLFFYTTLYNISEGHIAVKGSLARAAAWVRREHALVLFVTYAAVIWLILYKFWYYWSTLL; translated from the coding sequence ATGAAAAGGATCAATGAGTTTTTGAACCGTAGCGCTTGGGATCTAAAGCGCATTTATCCTTACTTGCTGATTGTTTTTAGTGCGGTTGCACTGCTGGCAGCGGTAGTTCTGATGGTTGAGGAGGTGCATCTACTTAAAAACCCGACCGCTCAGCTGGGGTGTGATCTTAACCCGATTATTTCTTGCGGTTCGGTCATGAAGTCTTCTAGCTCGCATGTTTTTGGTATTCCAAATCCAGTTTTTGGCATCCCAGCCTTTGCAGGACTCATAGCCATCGGGGTGATGATGCTTCTAACTGGGCGACCGAAACAGCGATGGTTTTGGGTAGCGCTACAGTTCGGCGTGCTGGCCGGGCTTGTCTTTGTTCTCAACCTGATGTACCACAGTATTTTTGTGATTGGCGCTTTGTGCCCATGGTGTATGACAACCTGGGCGGTAATGATCCCGCTGTTTTTTTACACGACGCTGTATAACATTAGCGAAGGGCATATAGCCGTAAAAGGTAGCTTGGCCCGAGCTGCCGCTTGGGTTAGGCGAGAACATGCACTGGTACTTTTCGTAACCTACGCAGCTGTAATATGGCTAATTCTGTACAAGTTCTGGTACTACTGGTCGACACTTTTGTAG
- a CDS encoding type II toxin-antitoxin system VapC family toxin, producing MSKVKLLIDTSAYSAFNRGDGRLREYFRPDSQVLVPLVVVGELRAGFALGNRPKENEALLQKFLDMPNVNTVTISDKTTKLFAAIFKKLKQQGTPINTNDMWIAALTLEYDCLLLSLDSDFGRVPELPVAKI from the coding sequence GTGAGCAAAGTGAAACTGCTGATTGATACTAGTGCTTATTCGGCATTCAACAGAGGCGATGGCCGCTTGCGTGAATATTTTCGGCCAGATTCGCAAGTTTTAGTGCCGCTTGTTGTCGTTGGCGAGCTAAGAGCTGGCTTCGCACTTGGAAACAGGCCGAAAGAAAACGAAGCACTCCTCCAGAAGTTTCTAGACATGCCGAATGTTAATACAGTTACGATCAGTGACAAAACCACCAAACTCTTCGCCGCTATATTCAAAAAACTTAAGCAGCAGGGCACACCAATCAATACCAACGATATGTGGATCGCGGCTCTGACACTCGAGTACGATTGTTTATTGCTTTCTCTAGATTCAGATTTTGGCAGAGTGCCCGAACTACCTGTTGCTAAAATCTAA
- the ychF gene encoding redox-regulated ATPase YchF: MSLSIGIVGLPNVGKSTLFNALTDANALAANYPFATIEPNTGIVPVPDERLGKLADMYKSKKIVPATVTFVDIAGLVEGASKGEGLGNQFLSHIRACDAILQVVRAFESGDVIRSDSSRDPEHDIDVVATELVLADLQTVEKRLPRIQKEAKANLKLKPMLDYIETVHGILDSGKPLFSESGVMSHELRGWLQKELQLMTLKPILYLFNIDDDALSSNELKTKLRNIVTPAPALFVSAKLEDELRGLDDIDRAEMLASYGASESGLNQVIHSAYDLLGLQSYLTAGEQEVRAWTIKKGWTAPQAAGVIHGDFERGFIAAQIVDYNDLVAAGSEQAAKSAGKVRTEGKTYQMREGDVVEFRFNV, encoded by the coding sequence ATGAGTTTATCGATTGGGATTGTTGGGCTGCCGAATGTCGGCAAGAGCACTCTTTTTAATGCGCTGACAGATGCGAATGCGCTGGCGGCTAATTACCCTTTTGCCACGATTGAACCAAACACCGGCATTGTACCGGTACCAGACGAGCGCCTAGGCAAGCTGGCCGATATGTACAAAAGTAAGAAAATTGTGCCCGCCACAGTAACTTTTGTAGATATTGCGGGGCTAGTTGAAGGTGCAAGTAAAGGCGAAGGCCTGGGCAATCAGTTCTTGAGTCATATACGTGCTTGTGATGCAATCCTACAGGTTGTGAGAGCCTTTGAAAGTGGCGATGTAATCAGAAGCGATAGTTCACGAGACCCAGAACACGACATAGATGTAGTCGCTACTGAGTTAGTGCTAGCTGACCTGCAAACAGTCGAAAAACGCCTGCCCCGTATTCAAAAAGAGGCCAAAGCCAATCTAAAATTAAAACCCATGCTAGATTACATAGAGACGGTACACGGAATACTTGACTCAGGCAAGCCTCTTTTTTCAGAGTCAGGAGTCATGAGCCATGAGCTAAGAGGTTGGCTCCAAAAAGAACTGCAGCTTATGACTTTAAAGCCGATTCTGTATCTATTTAACATCGATGACGACGCACTAAGTAGCAACGAGCTGAAAACTAAGCTTCGTAACATCGTCACACCCGCCCCCGCTCTTTTTGTTAGCGCCAAGCTAGAAGATGAGCTGCGTGGACTAGATGATATCGACAGGGCTGAAATGCTGGCAAGCTACGGCGCTAGTGAGTCTGGGCTCAACCAAGTTATCCACTCGGCCTATGACCTACTGGGGCTGCAAAGCTACTTAACCGCTGGCGAGCAAGAAGTCCGCGCCTGGACCATAAAAAAGGGTTGGACGGCACCACAAGCAGCCGGCGTAATACATGGCGACTTCGAAAGAGGCTTCATAGCTGCACAAATCGTAGACTATAACGACCTAGTTGCGGCCGGCAGCGAGCAAGCAGCCAAGTCGGCTGGCAAGGTTCGCACCGAAGGCAAAACCTACCAGATGCGTGAGGGCGATGTGGTAGAGTTCAGGTTCAACGTCTAG
- a CDS encoding serine hydrolase: MSVIPFTSGLRKLAGQSYIYDQPRRVGKRKRGLFQFVRVLSVLIIVGTMVNSIAASLFVSASNSVQPLAYAEAESNRSDNEKLDLKEIKPIVFVKSGNKLEDAVRAWISQQPGSFSVVVQNQENQETLVDISGDKQFFGASVYKLYAAYAAFLMIDSGKWKAETEALPGKSIGTCIKLMIINSDNDCGQAIARKYGYNPLNKLFRDLGLKNTELNGLMFTAKDSVKLLNAISFEERLSAASRQKLIGYMKSQVYRQGIPRGFAGAEVADKVGFLGSANNDVAIITLSDGTQLSVAIFSEGSSLYKIGDLAKIIKANL, translated from the coding sequence ATGAGCGTTATTCCGTTTACGTCGGGCCTGCGAAAGTTGGCCGGGCAGAGTTATATTTACGATCAACCTCGAAGAGTGGGCAAGCGTAAGCGTGGTTTGTTTCAATTTGTTCGAGTATTGAGTGTACTTATTATTGTTGGAACTATGGTCAATAGTATCGCTGCTAGTTTGTTTGTAAGCGCCTCTAACAGCGTTCAGCCGCTAGCCTATGCAGAGGCAGAGAGTAACAGGTCCGATAATGAGAAATTAGATTTGAAAGAGATAAAGCCAATTGTTTTTGTGAAGTCCGGCAACAAGCTAGAAGACGCTGTTCGGGCGTGGATAAGCCAACAGCCCGGTAGTTTTAGTGTAGTTGTACAAAATCAGGAAAACCAAGAAACGTTGGTAGATATATCTGGTGACAAGCAGTTTTTTGGCGCAAGTGTCTATAAACTCTACGCTGCCTACGCTGCGTTTTTAATGATTGATAGCGGTAAGTGGAAAGCCGAAACTGAAGCACTGCCAGGAAAGAGTATTGGAACGTGTATAAAGCTGATGATTATAAACTCAGATAACGATTGTGGTCAGGCCATAGCGCGTAAGTATGGCTACAATCCACTCAATAAACTTTTTAGAGATCTGGGCTTAAAAAATACTGAACTAAATGGTCTTATGTTTACAGCCAAAGATTCGGTGAAGTTGCTGAATGCAATTTCTTTTGAAGAGCGATTGTCGGCAGCTAGCCGACAAAAGTTGATCGGCTATATGAAGTCTCAGGTCTATAGGCAGGGAATACCACGCGGCTTTGCTGGCGCAGAAGTTGCCGATAAAGTCGGGTTTTTGGGCTCAGCAAATAACGATGTTGCTATCATCACTTTATCCGACGGCACTCAATTGTCAGTAGCGATTTTTAGCGAAGGTAGCAGTCTATACAAAATTGGCGACCTAGCTAAAATAATCAAAGCCAACCTCTAA
- a CDS encoding TlyA family RNA methyltransferase, producing MKRRLDQVLFLSGKTQSRSRAEDLIKRGTVRVNGNVITKPAFEVSASDKIVVSATAGKYVSRAGEKLASVARELGLDFTNKVVLDVGSSTGGFTDFALQNGASKVVAVDVGTDQLHPTLLGNPKIELHEKTDIREIWLQSSQIERGTKNEERRVVLSEVPDIVVIDVSFISMRKILPHISLFVNNKTLIIAMLKPQFEAGKEQINRGVIKNSKVRREIIHDFESWVQNLFKIVDKADSGLAGSKGNVERFYMLKSLR from the coding sequence ATGAAGCGGCGGCTTGATCAAGTTTTATTTTTGTCAGGCAAGACTCAGTCGCGGTCTAGGGCCGAGGATTTGATTAAGCGCGGCACGGTGCGAGTTAACGGTAATGTTATTACAAAACCGGCTTTCGAGGTTTCAGCTAGTGACAAAATTGTAGTTTCAGCTACAGCAGGAAAGTACGTATCACGAGCAGGCGAGAAGCTGGCTTCTGTAGCGAGAGAGCTAGGGCTAGATTTTACAAATAAAGTCGTTTTGGACGTGGGCAGTAGCACGGGAGGCTTCACGGATTTTGCACTGCAAAATGGTGCTAGTAAAGTTGTTGCAGTTGATGTTGGCACGGATCAACTTCACCCAACACTGTTAGGAAATCCCAAAATTGAACTGCACGAAAAGACTGATATTCGTGAGATTTGGCTACAAAGTAGCCAAATAGAACGAGGAACGAAGAACGAGGAACGAAGAGTAGTACTCTCCGAAGTACCAGACATAGTAGTGATTGACGTGAGCTTTATTTCGATGCGAAAAATACTACCTCACATCTCTTTATTCGTTAATAACAAAACATTAATCATAGCTATGCTCAAGCCTCAGTTTGAAGCAGGCAAGGAGCAAATTAACAGGGGTGTAATCAAAAATAGCAAAGTTCGTCGCGAAATTATTCACGACTTCGAAAGCTGGGTACAAAATTTGTTCAAAATAGTTGACAAAGCTGATTCTGGACTTGCCGGTAGCAAAGGAAACGTCGAGCGATTTTATATGCTAAAAAGCTTGCGTTAA
- the efp gene encoding elongation factor P, protein MALSITELKKGTIFMYEGVPQQVLDYSQKVMGRGGSIVNVRIKSLLDGRVLEKTFKGNEQLDRADLAYKNVQYLYNDGAKWYFMDGETYEQFELSKESVEDQVGYLKEGDNVKVMLLDGNAVSIELAKNVWLKVTYTEDVVRGDTSSALTKPATLETGVETRVPAFIKVGDTISVSTEDGSYRERKK, encoded by the coding sequence ATGGCATTATCAATTACAGAACTAAAAAAAGGTACTATCTTCATGTACGAAGGCGTGCCGCAACAAGTACTAGACTACTCACAAAAAGTCATGGGACGCGGTGGTTCCATTGTTAATGTGCGCATCAAAAGTCTTCTGGACGGTCGTGTGTTAGAAAAAACTTTTAAAGGCAACGAACAACTAGACAGAGCAGATCTAGCGTACAAAAATGTTCAGTATCTTTATAACGACGGCGCTAAATGGTATTTTATGGACGGCGAAACTTACGAACAGTTTGAACTGTCCAAAGAATCCGTTGAGGATCAAGTCGGCTACCTAAAAGAAGGCGACAATGTAAAGGTGATGCTGCTCGACGGCAATGCCGTCAGCATCGAGCTTGCCAAAAATGTCTGGCTAAAAGTAACTTATACCGAAGATGTCGTACGTGGTGACACAAGCAGCGCACTCACTAAGCCAGCAACACTAGAAACCGGTGTTGAAACTCGTGTGCCAGCTTTTATCAAAGTGGGCGACACGATAAGTGTCAGCACAGAAGACGGTTCCTACCGCGAACGAAAGAAGTAG
- the rpsR gene encoding 30S ribosomal protein S18, translating into MAKIFKHRTDVAFFDYKDFKTLQRYVNQYGAIETRKKTGLTESQQRHLSAAVKRARHLALLPFVSAN; encoded by the coding sequence GTGGCGAAAATTTTTAAACACAGAACAGACGTAGCATTTTTTGATTACAAAGATTTTAAAACATTGCAGCGCTATGTTAATCAATACGGTGCTATTGAAACTCGTAAAAAGACAGGCTTGACCGAAAGTCAGCAGCGTCATTTGAGCGCAGCTGTTAAGCGTGCACGACATTTGGCACTACTGCCATTTGTTTCGGCAAACTAG
- a CDS encoding single-stranded DNA-binding protein: protein MARSFNQVILMGNLTRDPELRSTPSGQSVCSFSLALNRSYKSSNGEWQEATDFIDIVAWGPLGERVAQYLTKGRPALVNGRLQSRSWEQDGQKRSKVEVVAQDVTFLGGGQGSSGSNDHGSSSSSASSDAPSGKPSKKKEAEIEDVDDEPINLDDIPF, encoded by the coding sequence ATGGCAAGGTCATTCAACCAAGTCATTCTCATGGGCAACTTAACGCGTGATCCAGAGCTTAGGAGCACGCCTAGCGGTCAAAGCGTTTGTAGCTTTAGCCTAGCTTTGAACCGCAGTTACAAAAGTAGCAACGGCGAGTGGCAGGAAGCTACAGATTTCATCGATATCGTAGCTTGGGGTCCACTCGGGGAGCGTGTGGCTCAATACCTGACAAAGGGCAGGCCAGCACTCGTAAACGGCCGGCTGCAAAGCCGTTCTTGGGAGCAAGATGGTCAAAAGCGCAGTAAAGTCGAGGTTGTGGCACAAGATGTAACATTCCTTGGCGGTGGACAAGGTAGTAGCGGTAGCAACGATCATGGCTCAAGCAGTAGCTCTGCAAGTTCAGACGCCCCTAGCGGTAAACCATCCAAGAAAAAAGAAGCCGAGATCGAAGATGTAGACGACGAGCCAATCAATCTCGATGATATACCTTTCTAG
- the rpsF gene encoding 30S ribosomal protein S6, protein MSQYELAVLIHPDLEADLDKATGKIEKLVKSVKGEIKATDNWGKRKMAYTIKGVNHAVYVFYTLELPAEGVKAINDQLNITEEVIRFLLTKPDLKAIAKAEALKAEKAEKAAKRTSADDEEDDKDEE, encoded by the coding sequence ATGTCACAATACGAATTAGCGGTGTTAATTCACCCTGATCTTGAGGCAGATCTCGACAAAGCTACCGGCAAAATCGAGAAACTAGTCAAAAGTGTTAAGGGTGAAATCAAGGCTACCGATAACTGGGGTAAGCGTAAGATGGCTTACACTATCAAAGGCGTTAACCATGCCGTCTACGTGTTCTACACGCTAGAGCTTCCGGCAGAAGGCGTAAAGGCTATTAACGATCAGCTTAACATTACAGAAGAAGTTATAAGATTTCTTTTGACCAAGCCTGACCTAAAGGCGATTGCAAAAGCAGAAGCTTTGAAAGCCGAAAAAGCCGAAAAAGCTGCCAAGCGCACCTCGGCTGACGACGAAGAAGACGACAAGGACGAAGAGTAA
- a CDS encoding DNA translocase FtsK 4TM domain-containing protein has protein sequence MAKRKKRTSKKQAPKEPSMFWRVMRGVFLVVLGLLLLLGGFGTGGSLPVKLFGWVYDAFGLAGYFAPLACFYWAVHKFKHEEKVVPFRNIASMASFVIVASAWLHTGFATRDSSELPWAGGYGGAVGRTIGNALLALLDKVPTSIVFFVLTFLAFCWTFDVSVRGLFDKLLSLRRQEGDTDLDELKTREPHFKLNEGVPVEHHSQAERNSVSKNPVKNAAAALTPQEDHEALTEKSDPNWQFPSLNLLNQKQDKADAGDYETNAEIIKSTLSNFSIDVEMEEVNVGPRVTQFTLKPPQGIKLSKITALDDNLALDLAARSIRMEAPIPGKRAVGIEVPNVKPATVRLAGVIDSDAWKSNQQPLGLAVGKDIAGVPIVGSLDRMPHLLIAGQTGSGKSVMINTLLVSLLYRNSPSDLKLILVDPKQVELTSYNDIPHLLTPVITEPEKCISALKWAVAEMERRLRQFKEHGARSIAEYNDRQAEAGMPYIVIVVDEMADLMMLAGREVEALIVRIAQKARAAGIHLVLATQSPRVDVITGLIKANVPARIAFTVAGQVESRIILDQVGAEKLLGTGDMLYVTADMPKPIRVQGALIMGDEINKVTDFLRMQRPPQYDDEVVSMPVVLNGKGGIVPEPAGGGNSDSDDDMFRDAVRVVIENRKASTSLLQRRLRIGYGRASRLIDEMEEAGIVGHADGSKPREVLVSSLDDVFGGATTDGDESAVVSPEDEPLTDFEREI, from the coding sequence ATGGCAAAAAGAAAAAAACGAACAAGCAAGAAACAAGCTCCAAAAGAGCCAAGTATGTTTTGGCGTGTTATGCGCGGCGTTTTTTTGGTAGTTTTGGGGCTCCTTCTGCTACTAGGAGGCTTTGGTACTGGCGGGTCATTGCCGGTTAAACTTTTTGGTTGGGTTTACGATGCTTTTGGCCTAGCGGGCTACTTTGCTCCCTTAGCGTGTTTTTACTGGGCGGTGCACAAGTTCAAACATGAAGAAAAAGTTGTACCTTTCAGAAACATTGCTAGCATGGCAAGTTTTGTAATCGTTGCCAGCGCATGGTTGCACACAGGGTTTGCTACCCGTGACTCGTCTGAACTGCCTTGGGCGGGTGGCTACGGCGGGGCTGTCGGTAGAACTATAGGCAACGCACTATTGGCACTCTTAGACAAGGTACCTACGAGCATTGTGTTTTTTGTCCTAACGTTTCTAGCATTTTGTTGGACTTTTGATGTTTCGGTCCGTGGATTGTTCGATAAATTACTTAGCCTACGTCGTCAAGAAGGTGACACAGATTTAGATGAGCTAAAAACACGCGAGCCTCACTTCAAATTAAACGAAGGTGTGCCTGTAGAGCATCATAGCCAAGCTGAGCGAAATTCAGTTTCAAAAAATCCGGTCAAGAATGCCGCTGCTGCACTAACCCCGCAAGAAGACCACGAAGCTCTAACAGAGAAAAGCGATCCAAACTGGCAATTCCCAAGCTTGAATCTACTTAATCAAAAGCAGGACAAGGCCGACGCTGGTGACTATGAGACTAACGCCGAAATTATCAAGAGCACACTTAGTAACTTTAGTATTGATGTAGAAATGGAGGAAGTGAATGTTGGTCCACGTGTAACACAGTTTACGCTCAAACCACCTCAAGGTATTAAGCTGTCAAAGATTACTGCGCTTGATGATAACCTAGCTCTTGATTTGGCGGCACGCAGCATTCGTATGGAAGCACCTATTCCTGGCAAGCGAGCTGTTGGCATAGAAGTGCCAAACGTCAAACCAGCGACAGTTCGTCTGGCTGGCGTAATCGATAGCGACGCTTGGAAAAGTAACCAACAGCCGCTCGGTTTAGCGGTTGGCAAGGATATTGCAGGGGTACCTATTGTTGGTTCTCTCGATCGCATGCCTCATCTTTTGATAGCTGGTCAGACTGGTTCTGGTAAGTCGGTCATGATTAATACTCTTCTGGTTAGTTTGCTGTATCGTAATTCTCCGTCTGATCTCAAACTTATTCTGGTCGATCCAAAACAGGTTGAGCTAACATCCTATAACGACATTCCACACCTTTTAACACCTGTAATTACTGAGCCCGAGAAGTGTATTAGCGCTCTCAAGTGGGCAGTTGCGGAGATGGAGAGGCGTCTTCGTCAGTTTAAAGAGCACGGCGCGCGCTCAATTGCTGAGTACAATGATAGGCAGGCCGAAGCTGGTATGCCTTACATCGTGATCGTTGTAGACGAAATGGCTGATCTCATGATGCTTGCTGGCCGTGAAGTTGAGGCTTTAATTGTCCGAATTGCCCAAAAAGCACGCGCTGCTGGTATTCACTTAGTTTTGGCAACACAGAGTCCGCGTGTAGATGTTATAACTGGACTAATTAAAGCTAACGTACCGGCTCGCATTGCCTTTACAGTTGCCGGGCAGGTTGAAAGTAGAATAATACTCGACCAAGTTGGGGCTGAAAAACTTTTGGGTACTGGTGATATGCTTTATGTAACAGCTGACATGCCCAAACCAATCCGCGTTCAGGGTGCTTTGATCATGGGTGATGAAATCAACAAAGTGACAGATTTTCTGCGTATGCAGCGACCACCTCAGTATGATGACGAAGTGGTGAGTATGCCAGTTGTTCTTAATGGTAAAGGCGGCATAGTTCCTGAGCCAGCCGGCGGTGGCAACAGTGATAGTGATGATGATATGTTCCGCGATGCCGTGCGAGTAGTCATAGAAAATCGTAAGGCATCAACCTCACTCCTACAGCGTAGACTGCGTATAGGCTATGGTCGTGCCTCGAGGCTAATCGATGAGATGGAAGAAGCTGGCATTGTTGGCCATGCCGATGGCAGTAAGCCGCGCGAAGTGTTGGTTAGCTCGCTCGATGATGTTTTTGGCGGGGCAACTACTGACGGCGATGAGTCTGCCGTGGTTTCACCTGAAGATGAGCCGCTAACTGACTTTGAACGCGAAATCTAA